In the Natronoglycomyces albus genome, CGGCGTCGGTGGCGTTGGCCGCGTGTGCGCTCAGGCGCGAAAGCGCGAAGGAGGCTTTGATGATGTCGGCCCTTTGGGCGAAGGACTTGTGGAGGGTTTGTTGCAATCGGGGGTAGCCCGAGGCGGCTTGGAGCAATCGCAGCAGGTCGGCGGTGGCCAGGTGTGGGTTGGCGCGTAGTTGGGACAGTGCGAAGGAGATGCCGTACAAATCGAGGCGTTCCAGCAATCGGGTGCGGGCCTCGACGTCGACATCGCACGGCAGGGAGGTGAACAGGCCCACCGCTGTGCACATGAGCTGTTGGGTGGTTTGGGGGAGGGTCGCGATGGTGCGCAGGTGTTGGCAGTCGGTGGCGGTTAGCTGCCCGGCTTGAGCGGTTTCGGCTAGGAGGCCCACCAGTGGCACCACGTCGCAGACGTTGCGGCGTAGTACTTGGGCTTGTTCGCGGGCCAGTTCATCGGCGGTGGGCCAGGGGTCGGCTCCTGCTTGGGGGGCTAGGTGGTCGATTTTGTTGAACAGGGCCAGCGAGTTGACCGGGGAGGAGGACAGCTTGTGGGTGAGGGAGGCAAACGCTTCGAGGGCGTCGATGTCGTCGGAGCGTACTTGTTGGGTGAATACGTAGATGATTGCCTCGGCGGCTTCGGCGGCCGATTGGGAGTCATCGTCGATGTCCTCGGCTAGGGGCGCGTGGGAGAGGGCGGCGCGTGCGGCCTCGGAGATGGAGTCGTTGACTGATTGCAGCCCGGGGGTGTCGATGACGGTTAGCTCGCGCAGGTTGTCCGAGGCCAGGGTGACGTTGAGGTAGGCGATGTGGGAGGTGGGGCGGTCCAGGTGTTGTGGCACCATGCCCGCGTCGTCCAATGGCATTGAGCAGGTGGTGCCGTCGCGGCCGACGATGTCGACTCGGTCGGTGGGCCCATAGTGGTATTCGGTGACCAGTCGGGTGCATTCACCAGCGGCGGTGGGGGCTACGCGGCGCCCAATCAGGGCATTCACTAGAGTGGATTTTCCGGCCTTGAGGCGACCGGCGACAGCTACCCGCAGGGGCTGGTTGAGTTTGTCGGAGACTGGTTGGATCTTGGCGCGCGTCGCAGGTGTGACCTCGGTGACCAATTGCCGACACAAGGCAAGTACTTGGCCTGTTAGTTCACCGGTCACCTGCATACTCCTCATCGCCTCTAGTGTGCATGGACTAAATCGTGGACTGCAATATGTCGGGCGCTCTCATATGATGTCACTATCGGCCCGTTGTGCTTTCCAACTTAATGCCGCAACGCTTGCTTTCACCTCCCTGATTCGTGCCAAACGAAGGAGCGTCCCTCGTGCCCGAGACGGCCCACCTGCACCCTGCCAGCCACGCCCGTGCCGTGGAGAGGGTGTGCGACCTGGCCGACCAGGGTGCCTTCGTTACGCTTGTGGGGGCCGCCGGGGCTGGCCGATCGTGGGTGTTGCAGCAGGTTGCGCACCGATTTGGGTCCCGAGCGTTTGTGGGTGGCGGATTGGCCGCGCTTTCGTCCCATCCGGCGTTGGCGCTCATGCGAGCGCTGCGGGTGTCACTGCCGGGCGATGATGTGGCTCTATGCGCTGAGGCGGTCCTGTCGCGCACTCGTGGCGGCGTGGTGATCATTGACGATGCCCAGTTTTGCGATCCGGTCACCTTGGCGGCCCTGCCGCTTTTGGCTGGGCGGGTGCCCGTGGTGGTGGCGTTGCGTCAACCACATCGGCTCAGCGATACGGTCGAGGCCGCGCTGCTGGAATGCTCCCAGGTGGTCACCCTTGGCCCCTTGGAATACCAGGAAGCCGCCAGCATTGTCACCGCGATTCATCCCACCGCCCACCGGGTCGACATCGACCGTATCGTCAAAGCCTCAGGCGGTAACGCGGTGGCGCTCAAAGCCCTGGCGTGGCGTCACCGTACTGGCGCTGCGCACCGGGTGGCCGCCTCCGATGCGGAACTCACAGCGCATCGCGACAGCGATGCGGCCCTAGAGGCCATCGCCGAGGCCATCGCGGATGTGGATCGGGCCTGCCGTACCGCCTTGGTCGCCTTGGGGCTCCTGGGGCGACCCGCCCACGCCAGTTTGCTGGGAGACGCCGCTGGGCGCCTAGCCGAGGCAGGTTGGCTACGAGCAAGCCGGCACGGGCAAGGCTTTTGGGAACCGGTCTCCTGGTGGATGGCCGAATGCGCCGCCGGGCTGGCTGAAAAAACCGAACGAGACGACATTCACCGCCGATTGGGCATGGCCACCAAAGGTGTCGAATCAGCCCGCCACCTGGCTGCGGCCGGACTCGACGTCCCGGCCCGGGCCGCGGCCCTGACCGCAGCCGAGGAGACCACTTCGATTACCGACAAAGCCGAAGCCCTCCTGATAGCCCACCGGCTTAGCGACCAACCCGACCCCGACCTGGCAGTACAAGCCGGTCGGGCCGCGTTGGAGGCCGGACGCGGCCAGCAGGCGCTCGACGCGGTCGATGGCGTCGCCGGAGACCAGGCGGCCTGTATCCGCTCCTGGGCCCACCTATCGGCCGGACGTCGCAGCCAGGCATTGGAGGCAATCGACCAGGTGAAGGGGGCCGAAGCGGCCCGGCTG is a window encoding:
- a CDS encoding dynamin family protein, producing the protein MRSMQVTGELTGQVLALCRQLVTEVTPATRAKIQPVSDKLNQPLRVAVAGRLKAGKSTLVNALIGRRVAPTAAGECTRLVTEYHYGPTDRVDIVGRDGTTCSMPLDDAGMVPQHLDRPTSHIAYLNVTLASDNLRELTVIDTPGLQSVNDSISEAARAALSHAPLAEDIDDDSQSAAEAAEAIIYVFTQQVRSDDIDALEAFASLTHKLSSSPVNSLALFNKIDHLAPQAGADPWPTADELAREQAQVLRRNVCDVVPLVGLLAETAQAGQLTATDCQHLRTIATLPQTTQQLMCTAVGLFTSLPCDVDVEARTRLLERLDLYGISFALSQLRANPHLATADLLRLLQAASGYPRLQQTLHKSFAQRADIIKASFALSRLSAHAANATDADRDIIRAGIETLLAKPEFHQLKILDAAAAVTTAQVALPEDMEAEVARLALTQDPAQVLAMPGATDRQLRTAALSAASRWRAFANGMATPQQARVAHVAHRGFFLLAQQLNSQQEAAS
- a CDS encoding LuxR C-terminal-related transcriptional regulator, producing the protein MPETAHLHPASHARAVERVCDLADQGAFVTLVGAAGAGRSWVLQQVAHRFGSRAFVGGGLAALSSHPALALMRALRVSLPGDDVALCAEAVLSRTRGGVVIIDDAQFCDPVTLAALPLLAGRVPVVVALRQPHRLSDTVEAALLECSQVVTLGPLEYQEAASIVTAIHPTAHRVDIDRIVKASGGNAVALKALAWRHRTGAAHRVAASDAELTAHRDSDAALEAIAEAIADVDRACRTALVALGLLGRPAHASLLGDAAGRLAEAGWLRASRHGQGFWEPVSWWMAECAAGLAEKTERDDIHRRLGMATKGVESARHLAAAGLDVPARAAALTAAEETTSITDKAEALLIAHRLSDQPDPDLAVQAGRAALEAGRGQQALDAVDGVAGDQAACIRSWAHLSAGRRSQALEAIDQVKGAEAARLRLLANPEASVADHLEDETDPALQCAIAVARARTRPGWEGDISRAAAMAESNADLLTARWALWALTCALIDEERLEEAHTTATAAAAEAKAAGAYSWHTRFISAALWCRALQSHSLDEVIAEGGDLADRALPAHAHGLTTAAVALAEADTGALRSARDRLEAVGGIPTDIAASVAWVACEAAWLDGQPAAFAHIPSTGRSLPGGLAHITAHWAASDAGIFPPQTPDGRWGGAVETTLEAWRKENPQSFCHAAAAWDGLAVREQARSLIAEAMFESDRDRAIACLQQAEALATQAGLAVLCGRIRRLLRQHNVRRDSRSQRSVGDITRREAEVLHLVAAGEPTRRIGQTLGITPETVETHIRSGMRKLGARTRTEAAVLLARRTQ